AATTTTTAGGACTTAAATTTTTATTCTCCTCACTTACTATACTATCTAAAAGCTCATATTTATCTTCTTGATTATACTCTTGGTTTTCTTCAAGTCTTACTTTTTCTTCTAAAATTTTTTGTTCTTGTTTGGCTAGTTTTTCTTTTTCTTTTAATTCCTCTTGAGCTTTTCTTAGTTTTTCTTGTTCGATTTTTTTTTGCTCTTTTAGTTCTTGTTTGAGTTTAGCTTTTTCTTTTCTTTTTTCTTTTAAATCTTGAAATTTTGAAGTGACAAAAACATTGCTTTGAGTAAGAATTTTAGATATTTGAAGAGAATCTTTATTTTCTTGTTTTTTTTCTATTTTTCTTACTTCTTGAGTTGATTTGCTACTTTTAAGCGTTTTAGAATTTGCAATATTTTTTTTATCGAATTTTTCTTTTTGCTTTTTGAAAAAATTAAGTTGTAATTTAAAAGGCTTTTTTTCTTCTAATTTAACATTAATCAAATCTTCTTTTAAATAAATGGCAGATTGCTTCTTAGGTTTTTCTTCATATTCTTCATCAAAATCTGTAAATTTAGGTCTTTTTTTACGTTGTATTCTATTTTTTAGTATACGATCACTCTCATTAAAATTTTGCTCATATTCTTCATAAGGCCTACCTTCTTTAATAGCCCTGGAATATTTCAACATTTTTTCACGTATATTTTGCTTTTCTTTTAAAAAATCATCTTCAACCATTATTTACCTAAAATAAAAAATTCTCATTTTTGCACAACTTGATCTGCTATTATAGCTTATTTCTTCTTTGGAGGCACTTATGGCTTTTTTACTTAAAATTTTCCCAAGACTATGATTTTTGCCACATTCACATTTTATGGCTCTTTCATCACAAATGCAGTCTTTTTCCCATCTTTTAAAAGTATTTTTTACTATCCTATCTTCTAAAGAATGAAAGCTAATAATAGCTAATTTACAATCTTTTAATTTTGCTTTTTCTATGTTTTTAAGCAAGGATTTTAATTCGCCAAGCTCATTATTTACTTCTATGCGTAAAGCTTGAAATACAAGTAAAGCTAAAGACACATTGCGTCCTTTTAGCTTAGCATTTCCTATGATTTGACTTAATTCTTTTGCGCTTGTAATCTCTTTTTGACTTCTTGCATTGATGATTTTTTGAGCAAGCATTGAAGCAACCGGTGTTAAATCTCCATAGTCTTTAAAAATTTGCTCCAAGGCTTCCTTGCTGTAAGAATTTACCACTTCTTTAGCGCTTAAAGGATTATTTTGATCCATTCTCATATCTAAAAAATCAGAATTTAGTGAAAAACCTCTATCATTTTTGTCAAGCTGCAAAGAAGATACACCGATATCAGCTAAAATTCCTCTTAGGTTTTGCGTTGGAATTTGAGTTAAAATGTCTTTAAAACCTATATGATTAAAACTTATCCTATCTTGAAATTTTTTTAAAAAATCTTTAGAAAAATTTAAAGCTTCTAAATCTTTATCACAAGCAATTAATCTTAGTTTCTCATGAGCTTGCAATAACGCCTTAGAATGCCCTCCATAACCCAAAGTGCAATCTAAAAAATCTCCACTATCAAAATCATCAAAAGCGTCTAAAACTTCTTGCAGTAAAACAGGAATATGTGGACTTTGCAAAATAAACCTTTAAAATATTTTTTAGTATAATATCTTAGTTAAGTTTAAAACAAGGTTTTTAATGAATAAAGAAAATATCATTTCTCAAATCAGAATACTTTCTACTTCAATGTTTAAAAAAAATTTTTTTGGAATTTGCCACGGATCAGTTTCAGCAAAACTATCTCAAAGTTCTTTTATTATAAATAAAAATGACACTTTTTTAAATCAACTAGATGAAAAAAGTTTAAGTATTTTAAAATTTGCAAAAGATTATAGCTGGGATGAGGCAAGTAGCGATAGTGAAATCCATAAAAGTATATATGAGAACATACCTGAAGCCAAATTTATATGTTTTGCCTGCCCAACCTATACCTTATCTATGAGTTTAAATCATGATTTTATAACACCTCAAGATTATTTTGGTGAAATTTTTCTAGAAGAAATTCGAGTTTATAATCCTAAAAATTATGAAGATTGGGAGGATAGATCACAAACTGAAATTTATCGTTATATGTTAGAACAAAAACAAAATTTTGTTGTTGTAAAGGGCTATGGTATATTTGCCTATGGTAGAACAAGTTATGAATTAGGTAAAATTATAGATTTAATTGAAAATTCTTGCAAAATTATCCATTTAGCGGAAACAAATTTATCATAATAATTTAAAATTAATCTTTTATTAATCACAAATTATTTATAATTTATAGTTTAATTTATTTAATCAGATTGGGGTAAAAATGCTCACTTGGATGCAGCATCATAAAAAATACTTAGTTGTAACTATTTGGATTAGCGTTATTGCTTTTGTTGGAGCAGGTTTTGTTGGTTGGGGGAGTTATGATTTTAACACCGATAGATCTAGTTCTGTTGCAAAGGTAGGCGATGAAAAAATAAGTTATGATGAGTTTAATCTTAAATATTCTCAATTATTTGGCTATTATTCTCAGCTAAACAATGACAATTACACACAAGAACAAGCACAAAAAGATGGCTTAGATACCCAAGCTATTAATGAACTTATACAAGAAAAACTACTACTTTCTTATGCTAAAACCTTGGGTTTAAATGTGAGCGAGGAAGAAATTGCTTATGATTTAGCACATCAAAAAATCTTTCATAATGCTTCAGGTGTTTTTGACAAAAATTTATACTATAATCTGCTTGCAAGAAACAACTATACACCAAAAACTTATGAAAAAATCATTCACGATGAGTTATTACTTAAAAAAATCAATGCTATTTTAAATTTACAAATCAAACCAAATGAACTTGATATGTTTGGCGCAAGTTTTTTAATGCAAGATAGTTTAAAAGTTCAAGCCATAAAACTTGATAATAAAAACATAACAATGGATGAAAAAGAGTTAAAACAAACTTGGGGGAAAAATAAAGAGCTTTATAAGACGCAAAAAAGTTACGAGCTTGCAACTTATTTTTTAAACCCTGATATAATCAAAATTGATGACAAAGAAATCCAAGCTTACTATGAAGAAAATAAAAATGATTATAAAGATTTTGCAGGAAAAATTCTAGGTCTAGAACAAAGCAAAGATAAAGTTATAAAAGATTTAAAACTTTCTAAACTTAAACTTAAAGCCAATGAAAGCTATGTGGCTTTGAGAAAGAACGAGCTTAGTTTTGATAAAAATATCACAATCAGCGATGCTGATATTTATTATCCTTTAGAAAATATACAAAAAGCTAAAGAAAATGATTTTATTAAGCCTTTTAAATTTGAAAACGGCTATATGATTGCAAAAATTATAAAAATAAATCCTATACAAACTATGACTTTTGAGCAAGCTAAAAACGAAGTAAGTAAACTTTACATTAAAGAAAAAACTAAAGCCTTATTAAAAGAAAAAGCAAAACTCGCCCTAGATAATTTCCAAGGTATAGACATAGGTACTTATAGCCGTGACTCAAGCAAAAATGCAAAAGTGGGTAATATGATGGATGATACTGAATTTAGTGAGTTTTTAATGCATGTATTTGACTCAAACAAAGCTAAATCTTATGTATTATTTGATGATAAAGCAATAGTTTATGAGATCACAAAACAAACTTTAGAAAATAAAAACAAAGAAGAAATTTACAAATTTATCATAGAGCAAAGCGCTAAACAAACTAAACAAGCTTTACTTAAGGAAGAATTATTAAAAAAACTTATAGAATTATATCCAATTCAACGCTATTATAAAGGAAATACAAATTGAATATTTTAGGAATTGATTTAGGCTCAATACAAACTTGCGCCATATTAGCACAAAAAAGCGAAGAAGGACTAAAAGTCATTGGTTTTGGAAAATCAAAATCAAATGGTATAAAAAAAGGAGCAATTACTAATATAGAACTTGCTTCGAAATCTATAGAAGAAGCAGTAGCTGATGCACAAATGATGTCAGGCGTGCATTATGATAAAGTAATTGTATCTATTTCAGGTGCTTATGCAAAAAGTGTAGATAGTATAGGTGTAGTTAATATACCAAATCATGAAATAGGAATTAAAGAAATTCACAGAGCAGTAAGCACAGCAAAGCATACTGCAAATATACCTAGTGGATATGAAATCATTCATGTATTACCTTATAATTTTAAAGTAAATGATCTTGAACATGTAGAAGATCCTTTGGGAATGAGTGGAAATCGCCTTGAAGTTTCTACGCATATTGTAATCTCGCAAGAAGTGCATATTAAAAATCTAAAAAAAGCCGTGGAGCTTGCTGATCTTAGAGTAGATAATATCGTTCTTTCAGGCTATGCTTCTTCTATTGCTTGCTTTGATGATAGTGAAAAAGAATTAGGTGCTATTTTAATCGATATGGGTGGAGCAGTTTGCGATATGGTCATTCATGCGGGTAATTCTATACGCTACAATGAATGCTTGCAAATTGGCTCAGTAAATATCACCAATGATTTATCCATAGCTTTACATACCCCACCAAAAGAAGCAGAAAAACTAAAATTAAATTATGCATCTTTAGCGCAAAATGAAAACTCAATTATACAAATTCCATACATGGGTGATGAAAAAAGAAAAAATGAAGTTTCAGTAGAAGTCATATCCAATGTAATTTATGCAAGAATTGAAGAAACTATTATTATTTTAGCTAAAATGCTAAGCGATAATGCTTGTGCAAATCAAGCAGGAGCAGGTATAGTATTAACAGGTGGAATGACAAAATTTGCAGGACTTGACAAGCTTGCTTCAGCTTATTTTGATAATAAAGCTGTTAGAATAGCGACTGCAAAAAAAGATACTATGGATGGTTTTAAAGAAATTTTTGAAGATGCAGAAAATAGCTGTGCTATAGGTCTTTGTTTATATGGTGGTGGGCATTTTACTCCTTATGAATTAGATTCTAATGAGAAACTAAGATACAAAGGAGAGCCTGAATTTATCAATAAACAAATCAAACAAAATCTTACCATAGATGAAAATGAAGAAGAAAATAAAGATTTTGAAGAAATTTTTCAAGATCAAAAAGAATTTGAAGATGAAAAAACAGAATTAGCAAAAATAGAAACAAAGAAAGATAAAAAAACGAATTTAATGCATAAATTTTGGAATAAATTAATAAACCAGTTCTAATAGGAGACACAATGAGCGAATATCTAGTGGAAGAAATGCAACACGCAAAAGGTGCAAAAATAAAAGTCATAGGCTGCGGTGGCGGTGGCGGTAACATGATAGATCATATGGTAAATATGGGTTTACATGATCTTGATCTTATTTCAGCTAATACTGATGCACAAGCTATAGCTAAATCTTTAGCAAAAACTAGAATTCAACTAGGTGAGAAAAAAACCAAGGGTTTGGGTGCTGGAATGCAACCAGAAATTGGAGCAGAAAGCGCAAGAGAAAGTTTTGAAGAAGTAAAAGCTGCTTTAAGTCAAAGCGACATAGTATTTATTTCAGCAGGACTTGGTGGTGGAACTGGTACAGGTGCAGCTCCTGTTGTAGCACAAGCTGCTAAAGAAGTAGGTGCGCTAACTGTTTCAGTTGTAACTATGCCTTTTGCATTTGAAGGAAAACAAAGAAAAAAATTAGCAGAAGCTGGTTTAGCTGAATTAAAAAAAGAAAGTGATTCTATCATTGTAATCCAAAACGAAAAACTTCTTAGTATACTCCCAAAAAAAGCAGGTATAAAAGAAGCATTTAAACTAGTTGATGATATTTTAGCTAGAGCTGTTAGGGGTATGGTGTCTATCCTTTTAGAAGATGGCGATATTAATGTTGACTTTGCTGATGTTAGAACTGTTATGAGCCACAGAGGTTTAGCACTAATGGGCGTGGGTCATGGAGAAGGTGAAAATGCTATCATGGATGCATTATCAAGTGCTATAGAATCTCCATTATTAGACGGCATGACCATGAAAGGCGTTAAAGGCGTAATCATCCATTATAAAATTGGTCCTGAATGCTCATTGATAGAAATTTCACAAGCTACTCAAAGCATTAGCGATATAGCAGATGAAAACGCAAAAGTAATCTTTGGTGCAACGACTGATGAGAGTATGGGTGATCGCGTTGAAGTTACTATCATTGCTACAGGTTTTGAAGATAAAGCTGAAATAGAAAGCGCTAAAGAACAAGAAGAAAGTAAAAAAAATAGCTATATGAATTTACGTAAAGCTAGCGGTGGATTTGATGAAGAAGTGATTTCTCAGCTTGATGTTCCTGCTTTCTTGCGTCGCCAAATGGATTAATTTTTTAGTAAAAATCCTTATATGAATTCTTCATTATTATGTGATTTTTACGAACTAAGTATGGCTTATGCTTATTTTAAACAAAATATGCATAAGCAAATTGTTTATTTTGAAGTTTTTTTTAGAAAAGCTCCTGATAATGCTTCTTATGCTGTTTTTTGTGGATTAGAACAAATCATAAATCATATTAATCATTTTTCTTTCTCTAAAGATGACATAGATTTTTTGAAAAATACTAAAAAATTTGATGATGATTTTTTAAACTACCTTTCAACTTTAAAATTTAGTGGAGGTATACTAAGCGTTAAAGAAGGTGAATGTGTTTTTGCCAACACACCACTAATGATCATCAAAGCGCCTATAATAGAGGCTTTATTGTTAGAAACTTTCATACTTTTAACCCTAAATCATCAATGTCTGATTGCCACTAAAGCCAGTAGAATTACTCAAATTGCAAAAGAAAAATTGCTTTTAGAATTTGGTTCTCGTAGAGCTCATGGAGAAAGTGCAGCTTTAAATGGAGCTAGAGCTGCTTTTATAGGTGGTTTTCATGCAAGTGCTTGTACTTTAGCTGGGAAAAAATTTAATATTCCTATTAGTGGAACCATGTCTCATGCTTGGGTGCAAATGTTTGATGATGAGTTAAGTGCTTTTAGAGCATATTGTCAAATTTATAAAGACAATATAAGTCTTTTGATTGATACTTATGATTATAAAAAAGGTATTGAAAATGCTATTTTAGTTTTTAATGAGTTAAATGCACAAGATTCTATGCAAAATTATTCCATCCGTATTGATTCAGGAGATTTGCTGAAAATCTCTAAATATATTAGAAAAAAACTAGATCTTGCTGGATTAACAAAATGCAAAATCATAGCTAGTAATACTTTAGATGAGTTTATCATAGAAAAATTACTAAAAAACAAAGCTCCAATCGATGCTTTTGGCATTGGAGAAAAGCTTATTACTTCGGCAAGTTCGCCTATTTTTGGAGCTGTTTATAAGCTTGTTGCATTAGAAAAAAACAATCAAATCATCCCTAAAATAAAAATCAGTGCAAGCTCAAGCAAAACAACCTTGCCACATTTTAAAAAACTCATAAGGTATTATAAAAACAATAAAGCAAGTTTTGATATTTTATATACACATGATGAAAGTATCAAAAATTACCAAGGTTATACATATAAAAATTTACATGAGCTTATTTTTAAAGATGGAAAATTAGTTTATGAGCTTCCTAACTTGAAAAATATTCAAGAGTATCATAAAAAAAGTATTGATAGTTTGGATTTTAAACTAAAAAAACTTCAAAATCCAAGTATTTATAAAGTAAAAATTTCTAAAAAATTACAAAATATGCAAAAAACTTACTTAGAAAAAAATTAATCTTTTTTTCTAAGTTTTACCTCATCTTCTACTTCAAGTAAAAATCTATCCACAAGCTCATCTTCTTTTAATTTGGCCACTACTTCACCATGTCTTATAACTAAACCTTGATTTTTTCCAAAAGCAATAGCCACATCAGCACCCTTAGCCTCACCCAAGGCATTTACAACACAACCCATAACACTTATATTTAATGGTTCTTTTATATGTTTAGTTTTTTCTTCTACTATCTTAATCGCTTTAATCAAATCGCTTTGAATTCTTCCACAAGTTGGGCATGAGATGATATTTACTCCACTCTTTTGTACTCCACTATCTTGCAAAATAGCCCTTGCTACTTTAATCTCTTCTTCAAGCTCCCCTGTCATAGAAACTCTCATTGTATCGCCTATACCTTTTAAAAGCAAATTTCCTAAGGCAATCGAGCTTTTAACCGTGCTATGAAATTTAGTCCCTGCCTCAGTAACTCCTAAATGAAATGGATAATCACAAAGCGGTCTTAGAGCTTCGTAAGCTTTTATGGTATTTTGCACATCTGAAGTTTTCATAGAAATTTTAATGTCAAAAAAGTCTAAATCTTCTAGTAATTTTATATTATACAAAGCACTCTCAAGCATAGCCTCTATATTATAACCATATTTATCGCTAAATTGCTTTTCTATAGAGCCATGATTTACTCCTATTCTAATAGGAATTTTTCTTTGCTTACAAGCTTGCACCACTTCTTTGATATTTTCTTTTGAGCCTATATTTCCTGGGTTAATTCTCACCCCATCGATAAATTCAGCACAAAAGACTGCTAGCTTGTGATTAAAATGTATATCCACTATTAAAGGCAAGGGGCTTTTTGCTTTGATTTCTTTTAAAGCTCTTGCATCTGCCATATCTAAACAAGCCAAACGCACTATATTTGCACCAGCAAAATAAAGCCTATTAAGTTGCTCCAAACAACCCTCAGTATCTCTTGTTTTAGTAAAAAGCATAGATTGCACAGAAATAGGAGCATCTCCGCCTATTAAAACATCACCTACTTTTATTTGTCTTGTTTTGTATCTTGTCATTAAAATCACTCTAAAAATATTTTTAGAGTATTATAGCCCAAAAATGGGCTATATCATTAATCTTTTTTATTTTTATTAAGAGATTTATATTTTATATCTGTATCTCTTGTTAAAAGGGTAAAAATTTGATTTGTTAAATCTTGAGTAAGTTTTTTAGCTTCCATTTGATTTTGCAATGAAAAATCAACTAAAATTTGCTTTGCTTTGTTCTTATCTTTTTTATAAAGACTTAAATATTCTTTTTCCATAGCTTCTTGTTTTAAAGATGTGTCTTTTTCAAATTTAGCATAAGCATTTTTTACGATAGGAGCATATTTATTATAATCACTCATTACAAGAGTTTGCAACTTGCGATAAATCCAATAAATTGATTTATCATCAGCTTCATTTGTTCCTTGTTGATAGCCTGCAATAAATTCA
The Campylobacter sp. CNRCH_2014_0184h DNA segment above includes these coding regions:
- the rsmH gene encoding 16S rRNA (cytosine(1402)-N(4))-methyltransferase RsmH — encoded protein: MQSPHIPVLLQEVLDAFDDFDSGDFLDCTLGYGGHSKALLQAHEKLRLIACDKDLEALNFSKDFLKKFQDRISFNHIGFKDILTQIPTQNLRGILADIGVSSLQLDKNDRGFSLNSDFLDMRMDQNNPLSAKEVVNSYSKEALEQIFKDYGDLTPVASMLAQKIINARSQKEITSAKELSQIIGNAKLKGRNVSLALLVFQALRIEVNNELGELKSLLKNIEKAKLKDCKLAIISFHSLEDRIVKNTFKRWEKDCICDERAIKCECGKNHSLGKILSKKAISASKEEISYNSRSSCAKMRIFYFR
- the ftsA gene encoding cell division protein FtsA; this translates as MNILGIDLGSIQTCAILAQKSEEGLKVIGFGKSKSNGIKKGAITNIELASKSIEEAVADAQMMSGVHYDKVIVSISGAYAKSVDSIGVVNIPNHEIGIKEIHRAVSTAKHTANIPSGYEIIHVLPYNFKVNDLEHVEDPLGMSGNRLEVSTHIVISQEVHIKNLKKAVELADLRVDNIVLSGYASSIACFDDSEKELGAILIDMGGAVCDMVIHAGNSIRYNECLQIGSVNITNDLSIALHTPPKEAEKLKLNYASLAQNENSIIQIPYMGDEKRKNEVSVEVISNVIYARIEETIIILAKMLSDNACANQAGAGIVLTGGMTKFAGLDKLASAYFDNKAVRIATAKKDTMDGFKEIFEDAENSCAIGLCLYGGGHFTPYELDSNEKLRYKGEPEFINKQIKQNLTIDENEEENKDFEEIFQDQKEFEDEKTELAKIETKKDKKTNLMHKFWNKLINQF
- a CDS encoding class II aldolase and adducin N-terminal domain-containing protein, whose protein sequence is MNKENIISQIRILSTSMFKKNFFGICHGSVSAKLSQSSFIINKNDTFLNQLDEKSLSILKFAKDYSWDEASSDSEIHKSIYENIPEAKFICFACPTYTLSMSLNHDFITPQDYFGEIFLEEIRVYNPKNYEDWEDRSQTEIYRYMLEQKQNFVVVKGYGIFAYGRTSYELGKIIDLIENSCKIIHLAETNLS
- a CDS encoding nicotinate phosphoribosyltransferase → MNSSLLCDFYELSMAYAYFKQNMHKQIVYFEVFFRKAPDNASYAVFCGLEQIINHINHFSFSKDDIDFLKNTKKFDDDFLNYLSTLKFSGGILSVKEGECVFANTPLMIIKAPIIEALLLETFILLTLNHQCLIATKASRITQIAKEKLLLEFGSRRAHGESAALNGARAAFIGGFHASACTLAGKKFNIPISGTMSHAWVQMFDDELSAFRAYCQIYKDNISLLIDTYDYKKGIENAILVFNELNAQDSMQNYSIRIDSGDLLKISKYIRKKLDLAGLTKCKIIASNTLDEFIIEKLLKNKAPIDAFGIGEKLITSASSPIFGAVYKLVALEKNNQIIPKIKISASSSKTTLPHFKKLIRYYKNNKASFDILYTHDESIKNYQGYTYKNLHELIFKDGKLVYELPNLKNIQEYHKKSIDSLDFKLKKLQNPSIYKVKISKKLQNMQKTYLEKN
- the ispG gene encoding flavodoxin-dependent (E)-4-hydroxy-3-methylbut-2-enyl-diphosphate synthase; the protein is MTRYKTRQIKVGDVLIGGDAPISVQSMLFTKTRDTEGCLEQLNRLYFAGANIVRLACLDMADARALKEIKAKSPLPLIVDIHFNHKLAVFCAEFIDGVRINPGNIGSKENIKEVVQACKQRKIPIRIGVNHGSIEKQFSDKYGYNIEAMLESALYNIKLLEDLDFFDIKISMKTSDVQNTIKAYEALRPLCDYPFHLGVTEAGTKFHSTVKSSIALGNLLLKGIGDTMRVSMTGELEEEIKVARAILQDSGVQKSGVNIISCPTCGRIQSDLIKAIKIVEEKTKHIKEPLNISVMGCVVNALGEAKGADVAIAFGKNQGLVIRHGEVVAKLKEDELVDRFLLEVEDEVKLRKKD
- a CDS encoding peptidylprolyl isomerase — protein: MLTWMQHHKKYLVVTIWISVIAFVGAGFVGWGSYDFNTDRSSSVAKVGDEKISYDEFNLKYSQLFGYYSQLNNDNYTQEQAQKDGLDTQAINELIQEKLLLSYAKTLGLNVSEEEIAYDLAHQKIFHNASGVFDKNLYYNLLARNNYTPKTYEKIIHDELLLKKINAILNLQIKPNELDMFGASFLMQDSLKVQAIKLDNKNITMDEKELKQTWGKNKELYKTQKSYELATYFLNPDIIKIDDKEIQAYYEENKNDYKDFAGKILGLEQSKDKVIKDLKLSKLKLKANESYVALRKNELSFDKNITISDADIYYPLENIQKAKENDFIKPFKFENGYMIAKIIKINPIQTMTFEQAKNEVSKLYIKEKTKALLKEKAKLALDNFQGIDIGTYSRDSSKNAKVGNMMDDTEFSEFLMHVFDSNKAKSYVLFDDKAIVYEITKQTLENKNKEEIYKFIIEQSAKQTKQALLKEELLKKLIELYPIQRYYKGNTN
- the ftsZ gene encoding cell division protein FtsZ: MSEYLVEEMQHAKGAKIKVIGCGGGGGNMIDHMVNMGLHDLDLISANTDAQAIAKSLAKTRIQLGEKKTKGLGAGMQPEIGAESARESFEEVKAALSQSDIVFISAGLGGGTGTGAAPVVAQAAKEVGALTVSVVTMPFAFEGKQRKKLAEAGLAELKKESDSIIVIQNEKLLSILPKKAGIKEAFKLVDDILARAVRGMVSILLEDGDINVDFADVRTVMSHRGLALMGVGHGEGENAIMDALSSAIESPLLDGMTMKGVKGVIIHYKIGPECSLIEISQATQSISDIADENAKVIFGATTDESMGDRVEVTIIATGFEDKAEIESAKEQEESKKNSYMNLRKASGGFDEEVISQLDVPAFLRRQMD